The Cheilinus undulatus linkage group 2, ASM1832078v1, whole genome shotgun sequence genome has a window encoding:
- the LOC121519664 gene encoding NLR family CARD domain-containing protein 3-like, protein MDQCEDTEERTPPSTTSLCGEDEALRMQKQRPDSPGPSCVSMKSDQSMYGPYEFKSRPSSDGRMKEQRPDSPGPSCVSMKSDQSMYGPYEFKDGPSSVGRRQKQRPDSPGPSCVSMKSDQSMYGPYEFKDRPSSVGRFQQESSEVLSDQSNQQHQTDLDSVLMLLKENIFTFVKNELKRVQRVLSLNYPECLWNQSEDEERSDGEDEELRRSRDAFMKITLNFLRRMKKQELADCLESRTVASVCRQKLKSNLKEKFQCVFEGIAKAGNPTLLNQIYTELYITEGGTGEVNEEHEIRQIETTSRKADRPETTIRQEDIFKGPPGRDEPIRTVMTKGVAGIGKTVLTQKFTLDWAEGKANQDIQFIFPFSFRELNVLKEKKLSLVELVHDFFSETKEAGLCRFEEFQVVFIFDGLDERRLPLDFHNNEILTDVSQSTSVDVLLTNLIRGKLLPSARLWITTRRAAANQIPPGCVDMVTEVRGFTDPQKEEYFRKRFRDEEQASRIISHIKTSQSLHIMCHIPVFCWITATVLEDLLKTREGGELPKTLTEMYTHFLVVQTKVKSIKYDGGSEIDSHWNSEGRKMIKSLGKLAFEQLQKGNLIFYEADLTESGIDIRAASVYSGVFTQVFREETGLYQDQVFCFIHLSVQEFLAALHVHQTFFSSGVNLMAEEQTTSQCFKFFREKTESTHFYQSAVDQALQSPNGHLDLFLRFLFGLAQDANLNHIRGLLKTKGSNFQTNQKTVQYIKDKISENLSAEKSINLFHCLNELNDGSLVEEIQQSLRSGRLSTDRLSPAQWSALVFILLSSEQDLDVFDLKKYSASEETLLRLLPVVKASNIALLGGCNLSERSCEALSSVFNSKSSSLRELDMSNNHLHDSGVKLLSDGLTSTTSVLQTLRLSCCHLSERSREALSSVLSSQSSSLRELDLSNNNLQDSGINLFITGLTNSTLEILRLSGCNLSERSCEALSSVLSSQSSSLRELDLSTNDLQDSGAKWLTDGLKTSDCKLETLSLSGCLISEEGCASLALALSSFSHLRELDLSYNHPGEKGEKLLSSQLEDPHCRLETLRVDHGGLHRLKPGFWKYACELEVDTNTVYRLLKLSDNNRKVTRLKEDQSYPDHPGRFENWSQLLCQNELTDRCYWEVEWRGEVSVSVSYRGIGRDGKRDDKLFGRNDQSWCLICTDDSYSVCHNNRQTIISSSCWSSVSHRVAVYVDHPAGCLSFYGVSSDTQIHLHTFNTTFAEPLYPGFTIWRGSSVSLCDVPV, encoded by the exons ATGGATCAGTGTGAGGACACAGAGGAGAGAACCCCTCCATCTACAACCTCTCTGTGTGGAGAAGATGAAGCTCTGAG gATGCAGAAGCAGAGACCAGACTCTCCTGGACCCAGCTGTGTGTCCATGAAGAGTGACCAGTCCATGTACGGTCCTTATGAATTCAAAAGTAGACCGTCTTCAGATGGAAG gATGAAAGAGCAGAGACCAGACTCTCCTGGACCCAGCTGTGTGTCCATGAAGAGTGACCAGTCTATGTACGGCCCTTATGAGTTTAAAGATGGACCGTCTTCAGTTGGAAG gAGGCAGAAGCAGAGACCAGACTCTCCTGGACCCAGCTGTGTGTCCATGAAGAGTGACCAGTCCATGTACGGCCCTTATGAGTTCAAAGATAGACCATCTTCAGTTGGAAG ATTTCAGCAGGAGAGCTCAGAGGTTTTAAGTGACCAGTCAAACCAGCAGCATCAAACAGATTTGGACTCAGTTTTAATG CTGCTGAAGGAGAACATTTTCACCTTTGTAAAGAACGAGCTGAAGAGGGTCCAGAGGGTTCTGAGTCTAAATTACCCAGAATGCTTATGGAATCAGAGTGAAGATGAGGAGAGATCGGATGGTGAAGATGAAGAGCTGAGGAGGAGTAGAGATGCTTTTATGAAGATCACTCTGAATTTCCTGCGTAGAATGAAGAAACAGGAGCTGGCTGACTGTCTAGAGAGCA gAACCGTTGCTTCAGTGTGCCGACAGAAACTGAAGTCTAACCTGAAGGAGAAGttccagtgtgtgtttgaggggatTGCTAAAGCAGGAAACCCAACCCTTCTGAATCAGATCTACACAGAGCTCTACATCACAGAGGGAGGGACTGGAGAAGTCAATGAGGAACACGAGATCAGACAGATCGAAACAACATCCAGGAAAGCAGACAGACCAGAAACAAccatcagacaggaagacatctttaaaggccCACCTGGAAgagatgaaccaatcagaacagTGATGACAAAGGGCGTGGCTGGCATTGGGAAAACAGTCTTAACACAGAAGTTCACTTTGGACTGGGCTGAAGGCAAAGCCAACCAGGACATCCAGTTCATATTTCCATTCTCTTTTAGAGAGCTGAatgtgctgaaagagaaaaagttgAGCTTGGTTGAACTTGTTCATGACTTCTTTTCTGAAACCAAAGAAGCAGGACTCTGCAGGTTTGAAGAGTTCCAGGTGGTCTTCATCTTTGACGGACTGGATGAGCGTCGGCTTCCTCTGGACTTCCACAACAATGAGATCCTGACTGATGTTAGCCAGTCCACCTCAGTGGATGTGCTGCTGACAAACCTCATCAGGGGGAAACTGCTTCCCTCTGCTCGCCTCTGGATAACCACACGAcgtgcagcagccaatcagatccctccTGGGTGTGTTGACATGgtgacagaggtcagagggttCACTGACCCTCAGAAGGAGGAGTACTTCAGGAAGAGATTCAGAGATGAGGAGCAGGCCAGCAGAATCATCTCTCACATCAAGACATCCCAAAGCCTCCACATCATGTGCCACATCCCagtcttctgctggatcactgctacagttctggaggatctgctgaagaccagagagggaggagagctgCCCAAGACCCTGACTGAGATGTACACCCACTTCCTGGTGGTTCAGACCAAAGTGAAGAGCATCAAGTATGATGGAGGATCCGAGATTGATTCACACTGGAATTCAGAGGGTAGGAAGATGATCAAGTCTCTGGGAAAGCTGGCttttgagcagctgcagaaagggAACCTGATCTTCTATGAAGCAGACCTGACAGAGAGTGGCATCGATATCAGAGCAGCCTCAGTGTACTCAGGAGTGTTCACACAGGTCTTCAGAGAGGAGACAGGACTGTACCAGGACCAGGTGTTCTGCTTCATCCATCTGAgtgttcaggagtttctggCTGCTCTTCATGTCCATCAGACATTCTTCAGCTCTGGAGTTAATCTGATGGCAGAGGAACAAACAACATCTCAGTGCTTTAAattttttagagaaaaaacTGAATCAACACATTTCTATCAGAGTGCTGTAGACCAGGCCTTACAGAGTCCAAACGGACACCTGGACTTGTTCCTCCGCTTCCTTTTTGGTCTTGCACAAGACGCCAACCTTAATCACATAAGAGGTCTGCTGAAAACAAAAGGAAGTAACTTCCAGACCAATCAGAAAACAGTCCAATACATCAAAGATAAGATCAGTGAGAATCTGTCCGCAGAGAAAAGCATCAACCTGTTCCACTGTCTGAATGAACTAAATGATGGTTCTCTCGTGGAGGAGATCCAACAGTCCCTGAGATCAGGACGTCTCTCCACAGATAGATTGTCTCCTGCTCAGTGGTCAGCTCTGGTCTTCATCTTACTGTCATCAGAACAAGATCTGGACGTGTTTGACCTGAAGAAATACTCTGCTTCAGAGGAGACTCTTCTGAGGCTACTGCCAGTGGTCAAAGCCTCCAACATAgctct CCTGGGTGGCTGTAACCTGtcagagagaagctgtgaaGCTCTGTCTTCAGTCTTCAACTCCAAGTCCTCTAGTTTGAGAGAGCTGGACATGAGTAACAACCACCTGCATGATTCAGGAGTCAAGCTTCTGTCTGATGGTCTAACGAGCACAACCTCTGTCCTTCAAACTCTCAG GTTGAGCTGCTGTCACCTTTCAGAGAGAAGTCGCGAAGCTCTGTCTTCGGTCCTCAGCTCCCAGTCCTCCAgtctgagagagctggacctgagtaaCAACAACCTGCAGGACTCAGGAATCAATCTTTTCATCACTGGACTGACAAACTCCACTTTGGAAATTCTCAG GTTGAGTGGCTGTAACCtctcagagagaagctgtgaaGCTCTGTCTTCAGTGCTCAGCTCCCAGTCCTCTAGTCTTAGAGAGCTGGACCTCAGTACCAACGATCTGCAGGATTCAGGTGCAAAGTGGCTGACTGATGGGCTAAAGACTTCAGATTGCAAACTGGAAACCCTCAG TCTGTCTGGCTGTCTGATCTCAGAAGAAGGTTGTGCATCTCTGGCCTTAGCTCTGAGCTCCTTCTCCCACctgagagagctggacctgagctacaatcatccaggagaaaaaggagagaagtTGCTGTCCTCTCAACTTGAGGATCCACACTGCAGACTGGAGACACTGAG GGTGGACCATGGTGGATTACACAGACTGAAGCCTGGTTTTTGGAAGT ACGCCTGTGAGCTGGAAGTGGACACAAACACGGTGTACAGACTCCTCAAACTGTCTGACAACAACAGGAAGGTGACACGGCTGAAGGAAGACCAGTCATATCCAGATCATCCAGGCAGATTTGAAAATTGGTCACAGCTGCTGTGTCAGAATGAGCTGACTGATCGCTGTTACTGGGAGGTCGAGTGGAGAGGAGAGGTTTCTGTATCAGTGAGTTACAGAGGAATCGGCAGGGATGGAAAGAGAGATGACAAATTGTTTGGACGTAATGATCAGTCTTGGTGTCTGATCTGCACTGATGATAGTTActctgtctgtcacaataaCAGACAAACAAtcatctcctcttcctgctgGTCCTCGGTCTCTCACAGAGTAGCGGTTTATGTGGACCATCCTGCCGGCTGTCTGTCCTTCTACGGAGTCTCCTCTGACACGCAGATCCACCTCCACACCTTCAACACCACTTTCGCTGAACCTCTCTATCCAGGGTTTACAATCTGGCGAGGTTCCTCGGTGTCTCTGTGTGAtgtgccagtgtga